One part of the Natronosalvus amylolyticus genome encodes these proteins:
- a CDS encoding glutamine amidotransferase — protein sequence MASENRETDDGDGPRVLLAGESWQTLSFEIKGRNVLTDSTYEEAGDHLIAALEAAGATVDFQPCHVAETEFPRSREALDVYDLVILSDIGADTLQITPRVAAGETDVDRCRLLESYVHDGGAVGMIGGYMSFAGVGGQARYAHTALADVLPVHISSHDDRIEVPGGIAPLRTGGPTSIPDEWPSILGYNRLEAKSEADVWAAVGNDPLLVVGEHGNGQAFAFATDCAPHWAPLEFLEWVRLPDVWEAIIEQVVA from the coding sequence ATGGCTTCAGAGAACCGTGAAACGGACGACGGTGACGGTCCGCGGGTGTTGCTCGCTGGGGAGTCCTGGCAGACACTTTCGTTCGAGATCAAAGGTCGGAACGTCCTCACCGATTCGACCTACGAGGAAGCAGGCGACCATCTGATCGCCGCACTCGAGGCTGCAGGAGCCACTGTCGATTTTCAACCGTGTCACGTCGCCGAAACGGAATTTCCCCGCTCTCGAGAGGCCCTCGACGTGTACGACCTCGTTATACTCAGTGACATCGGGGCAGACACGCTCCAGATCACCCCACGCGTCGCTGCTGGCGAAACCGATGTGGACCGGTGTCGGCTGCTCGAGTCGTACGTTCACGACGGGGGCGCAGTCGGTATGATCGGCGGCTACATGAGCTTCGCTGGGGTGGGCGGACAGGCACGCTACGCCCATACCGCGCTGGCGGACGTTCTTCCCGTCCACATTTCTTCCCACGACGATCGAATCGAGGTCCCAGGAGGGATTGCACCGTTGCGAACGGGTGGCCCGACGTCCATTCCAGATGAATGGCCTTCGATACTCGGGTACAACCGACTCGAAGCGAAGTCGGAAGCCGATGTCTGGGCCGCCGTCGGAAACGACCCGCTCCTCGTCGTCGGCGAACACGGCAACGGCCAGGCGTTCGCCTTTGCAACCGACTGTGCCCCACACTGGGCACCGCTCGAGTTCCTCGAGTGGGTGCGCTTGCCCGACGTCTGGGAAGCGATCATCGAACAGGTTGTTGCGTAA
- a CDS encoding flippase produces the protein METEKADSTTDVTVGSLQSISRGASLFIIGKIVLDMLELLLNFILTRALGTSLYGVYAYAQTLVVIALVFTNLGSTAALLKFVPQYENDKPKQRFMVGLAYLTSFVASVTIAALLFLFAPVVTRYTLGDPLLTDVLRLFAILLVFDTMAAVVTGTFRSLERLEYSVFVNQFVKPVVRLLAVGFALALGLSFYGLMASLVFASVIVVAVAVYFFLTRFALTPSVRRSKTDTGDVFEYYNLSVPLVLKDAGGILRSRVDVLMVGFFLSSTAVGIYNVTLLLAALLALPLAGVNQLFPPVASRLYSKGDRENLNTIFSVVTRWAFTVSLYLALVAVLYSREMLGLFGEEFTAGAAVLAFFVVSQILNNAVGPSGYLLMISDHQYVLLVNQWVFGVLNVALNYYFILEFGLVGAAFATATVSALNNIARLVEIWYLEGLFPYTRAYLKPIFAGIGTAAAMYGVGFYLSGTAVVLLGGVIGLATYVALLYVLGVEQEDRAFLAASTPLVSAK, from the coding sequence ATGGAAACGGAAAAAGCGGATAGTACAACCGACGTGACAGTCGGTTCGCTACAGTCGATCTCGAGAGGTGCCTCGCTCTTTATTATCGGGAAAATCGTCCTCGACATGCTCGAATTACTGCTCAATTTTATTCTGACTCGAGCGCTCGGGACGAGTCTGTACGGTGTGTATGCCTACGCACAGACGCTCGTCGTCATCGCGCTCGTCTTTACGAACCTGGGTTCGACGGCGGCGTTGCTCAAGTTCGTCCCGCAGTACGAAAACGACAAGCCGAAACAGCGGTTCATGGTTGGGCTGGCGTACCTGACCTCGTTCGTCGCGAGCGTCACGATTGCAGCGCTGTTGTTTCTCTTTGCCCCGGTCGTCACCCGATATACACTGGGCGATCCGTTGCTTACTGATGTACTCAGACTGTTCGCCATTTTGCTCGTGTTCGACACGATGGCGGCCGTCGTCACCGGGACGTTTCGCAGCCTCGAGCGTCTGGAGTACTCGGTCTTCGTCAACCAGTTCGTGAAACCAGTGGTACGGCTTCTCGCCGTGGGGTTCGCGCTGGCGCTCGGACTTTCGTTTTACGGCCTGATGGCATCGCTCGTATTTGCGAGCGTCATCGTGGTTGCCGTCGCCGTCTACTTTTTTCTCACTCGATTCGCTCTCACACCGTCGGTGCGCCGTTCGAAAACCGACACGGGTGACGTCTTCGAGTATTACAATCTCTCGGTGCCGCTCGTTTTGAAAGACGCCGGTGGCATCCTTCGAAGTCGTGTAGACGTGTTGATGGTCGGTTTTTTCCTCTCTTCGACGGCCGTGGGCATCTACAACGTGACGCTCTTGCTTGCAGCGCTGTTGGCCCTCCCACTCGCCGGCGTGAATCAGTTATTTCCGCCCGTTGCCTCGCGTCTTTACTCGAAGGGTGACCGCGAGAATCTGAACACCATCTTTAGCGTGGTCACCCGCTGGGCGTTTACCGTATCGCTGTATCTCGCGCTGGTCGCGGTCCTCTACAGCAGGGAGATGTTGGGTCTTTTCGGTGAAGAGTTCACTGCAGGGGCGGCGGTGTTGGCCTTCTTCGTCGTCAGCCAGATACTCAACAATGCAGTTGGTCCCAGTGGCTACCTGTTGATGATCTCAGACCACCAGTACGTTCTGCTGGTGAACCAGTGGGTATTCGGCGTGTTGAACGTCGCGCTCAACTACTACTTTATCCTCGAGTTCGGCCTGGTTGGTGCCGCGTTTGCCACAGCGACAGTTAGTGCACTCAATAACATCGCCCGTCTGGTGGAAATCTGGTACCTCGAGGGGTTGTTCCCGTACACTCGAGCGTATCTCAAACCAATCTTTGCCGGCATTGGAACGGCCGCGGCGATGTACGGGGTTGGCTTCTATCTCTCCGGGACCGCGGTCGTTCTCCTGGGCGGCGTGATCGGCTTGGCAACCTACGTCGCGTTGCTCTACGTCCTCGGTGTGGAGCAGGAAGACCGGGCGTTTTTGGCGGCTTCGACACCATTAGTATCGGCTAAATAG
- a CDS encoding Gfo/Idh/MocA family protein — protein MTAKESGNVANAGSDTVRIGLLSTAHLHAGAYAGQLAALEGATLVGVTDEDDTRGREFAANHDVDFLDADSLLERADGVIICSTNVDHHGWATRAAEAGVHVLSEKPLASDPDVAREIVDTCTEAGIHLGVAMPLRFSLPVLEAKDALENGTVGNLQMISGTNRGKMPGSWFVDPDASGGGAVMDHTVHIVDLVHWLTGERVSEVYAEVGTRFHDIPVDDVNLLSMTLTDGTQFSLDGSWSRPDSWDFWGDATVSLVGTDATIDVDCFAQKTKFTEGGEDGSGVQSLYWGDDPNGGLVADFVEAVRNDRQPKITGSEGVDAVAVVEAAYESAERGEPVTVSY, from the coding sequence ATGACCGCAAAAGAGAGTGGGAACGTAGCGAACGCAGGATCAGATACCGTACGAATCGGTCTGCTGTCCACCGCCCACCTCCACGCCGGTGCGTATGCTGGTCAGTTAGCTGCTCTCGAGGGTGCCACGCTGGTTGGCGTCACAGACGAGGACGACACACGTGGCCGCGAGTTCGCTGCGAACCACGACGTTGACTTCCTCGACGCCGATTCGTTGCTCGAGCGGGCCGACGGCGTCATCATCTGCTCGACGAACGTCGACCACCACGGGTGGGCAACACGAGCCGCCGAAGCCGGCGTGCACGTCCTCTCGGAGAAACCACTCGCTTCCGACCCGGATGTGGCTCGAGAGATCGTCGATACCTGTACGGAAGCCGGGATACACCTTGGCGTCGCCATGCCACTGCGATTCAGCCTTCCGGTACTCGAAGCGAAAGACGCCCTCGAGAACGGAACCGTCGGTAACTTGCAGATGATCAGTGGGACGAACCGTGGGAAGATGCCGGGTAGCTGGTTCGTCGACCCCGATGCTTCCGGCGGCGGTGCAGTGATGGACCACACGGTTCATATCGTCGACCTGGTCCACTGGCTCACGGGCGAGCGCGTCTCCGAAGTCTACGCCGAAGTCGGGACGCGTTTTCACGACATTCCAGTTGACGACGTCAATCTCCTCTCGATGACGCTTACCGATGGCACCCAGTTTTCGCTGGATGGCTCCTGGAGCCGTCCGGACAGTTGGGACTTCTGGGGCGATGCGACCGTCAGCCTCGTTGGCACGGATGCAACCATCGACGTCGACTGCTTCGCTCAAAAGACCAAATTCACCGAGGGCGGTGAAGACGGTTCCGGCGTTCAGTCACTGTACTGGGGGGACGACCCCAACGGTGGACTTGTCGCGGATTTCGTCGAGGCCGTTCGGAACGACCGACAGCCGAAAATCACCGGCTCAGAGGGAGTGGATGCGGTCGCCGTCGTCGAGGCTGCCTACGAGTCAGCCGAACGCGGAGAACCCGTTACAGTCTCGTACTGA
- a CDS encoding PIG-L deacetylase family protein: MHVLAVVAHPDDAEIFCGGTLAKHAARGDDVTIAYMTRGEFGGFDTTQDELAATREEEARNAAAVLGAEVTFLDFEDGRVVYTLENRLKLVDCIREQAPDIILTHFADDMHPDHRATSRLVTDAYYMVSLPLLEREHPPCDPTNVYYFGKPTSSFEPTVIVDVTDHEETKEQAALEHESQVAWLEEHGGIDAEFTDFVESMRATAHAVGRQAGATYAEGFTSLHDSSVEYLE, encoded by the coding sequence ATGCACGTCCTTGCCGTCGTTGCCCACCCCGACGATGCCGAAATTTTCTGTGGCGGAACGCTTGCCAAACACGCTGCACGCGGAGACGACGTTACTATCGCGTACATGACTCGAGGCGAGTTCGGCGGTTTCGACACGACACAAGACGAACTCGCGGCGACACGCGAGGAGGAAGCCCGCAATGCAGCAGCAGTGCTCGGTGCCGAGGTCACGTTCCTCGATTTCGAGGACGGACGTGTCGTCTACACCCTCGAGAACCGTCTCAAACTCGTCGATTGTATCCGCGAACAGGCACCCGACATCATCCTCACCCACTTCGCCGACGACATGCACCCGGACCATCGTGCAACCTCGCGACTGGTGACTGATGCGTACTATATGGTTTCGCTGCCGCTGCTCGAGCGCGAGCACCCACCGTGTGACCCGACGAACGTGTACTACTTCGGCAAACCGACATCGTCGTTCGAACCGACGGTCATCGTCGACGTCACCGATCACGAAGAAACGAAAGAACAGGCCGCCCTGGAACACGAATCGCAGGTCGCCTGGCTCGAGGAACACGGGGGTATCGACGCCGAGTTTACGGATTTCGTCGAGAGCATGCGAGCAACCGCACACGCCGTCGGCAGACAGGCCGGTGCCACGTACGCTGAAGGGTTTACCAGCCTGCACGATTCCTCGGTCGAGTATCTCGAGTGA
- a CDS encoding zinc-dependent alcohol dehydrogenase has translation MSTDVTADRDEGPQQAIITDGTGSVWTEEQEIPEPAPGEALVRVTAIGICGSDIGLIGGEGPPWMDLPVVLGHEVAGEVVELGEGVEDLEVGQRVALHGFIYCGTCGACRDGRYYQCDDLQEIGFTVDGGYRKYAAWPAYTLTPLPDDVSDVQASQIDSAGCTLHAMQRIQTSFTDTAAVLGPGSLGLYGVQLLRAQGVKDIILTGTRDERLEAGEALGATRTVNVYEEDPVEAIMDFTDGRGVDVCVEAAGAGDVLETCLQSAAKQGKIVLTGVFGENKEIDPDHIVAKELEIVGGVTSSHAVEEVIELFRRGDLTTEGVVTHEFPLEDYEEALDTVRERRDGVVKAVLRP, from the coding sequence ATGAGTACCGACGTTACAGCCGACCGCGATGAGGGCCCCCAGCAAGCGATCATCACGGACGGCACGGGCTCGGTATGGACCGAAGAACAAGAAATCCCGGAACCGGCACCCGGTGAAGCACTGGTCCGGGTGACGGCGATAGGCATCTGTGGCAGCGATATCGGTCTCATCGGCGGCGAGGGGCCGCCGTGGATGGACCTTCCGGTCGTTCTCGGTCACGAGGTAGCCGGCGAAGTCGTCGAACTCGGTGAAGGCGTCGAAGACCTCGAGGTCGGCCAACGCGTCGCACTCCACGGCTTCATTTATTGTGGGACCTGTGGCGCCTGTCGAGACGGCCGATACTACCAGTGTGACGACTTACAGGAGATCGGGTTTACCGTCGACGGCGGCTACCGAAAGTACGCCGCCTGGCCTGCGTACACGCTCACACCACTCCCTGACGACGTCTCCGACGTACAGGCCAGTCAGATCGATTCGGCTGGCTGTACGCTGCACGCAATGCAGCGCATTCAAACGTCATTTACCGATACAGCAGCGGTTCTCGGACCCGGGTCGCTCGGGCTCTACGGCGTCCAACTGCTCCGCGCCCAGGGTGTCAAAGACATCATCCTGACTGGGACGCGAGACGAACGTCTCGAGGCTGGTGAAGCACTCGGCGCGACACGAACGGTCAACGTCTACGAGGAAGATCCCGTCGAAGCGATTATGGACTTTACCGACGGTCGTGGCGTCGACGTCTGCGTCGAAGCCGCGGGTGCGGGCGACGTGCTGGAAACGTGTCTCCAGAGCGCGGCCAAGCAGGGGAAAATCGTGCTAACAGGCGTGTTCGGCGAGAACAAAGAGATCGACCCCGACCACATCGTCGCGAAGGAACTCGAGATAGTCGGCGGCGTGACGTCGTCTCACGCTGTCGAAGAGGTGATAGAACTCTTCCGACGCGGCGACCTGACGACCGAGGGCGTCGTCACCCACGAGTTCCCCCTCGAGGACTATGAGGAAGCACTGGACACCGTTCGCGAACGTCGCGACGGGGTCGTGAAAGCGGTACTGCGTCCGTAG
- a CDS encoding universal stress protein, producing the protein MERALIVLDDGDSESALLREAGELAAGVDAELLLLALLSTEDVESDLETLEAIANVEHTEYSEDTVRKSAARAADSLVEEVFDDLEVSHRSVVTVSDEDRAEAILETASEYDCDHVFISGRKRSPTGKVVFGDTTQDVLLNFDGRVTVELT; encoded by the coding sequence ATGGAACGAGCACTGATCGTCCTTGACGATGGAGATTCCGAAAGCGCCCTGCTGCGCGAGGCGGGCGAGTTAGCTGCAGGCGTCGATGCCGAACTACTATTGTTGGCACTGTTATCGACCGAAGACGTCGAATCCGACCTGGAAACGCTCGAGGCAATTGCCAACGTCGAACACACAGAGTACAGCGAAGATACCGTTCGAAAATCGGCCGCCAGGGCAGCTGATTCGCTCGTGGAAGAGGTTTTCGACGATCTGGAGGTCTCCCACCGATCGGTGGTGACCGTCTCCGACGAGGACCGTGCGGAGGCGATACTCGAAACGGCCTCCGAGTACGACTGTGACCACGTGTTCATCAGTGGACGTAAGCGGTCACCAACCGGAAAGGTGGTTTTCGGGGATACGACACAGGACGTGTTGCTCAACTTCGACGGTCGCGTCACCGTGGAACTGACGTAA
- a CDS encoding arylsulfatase, producing MANRPNILFIMTDQHRGDCIGADPDSPRDSDGRPLVHTPNIDNLIQNGAMFTRAYTPSPSCIPARRSLLTGQTPFTNGAPGWVTTPWEFEHVLPQELRDAGYQTKLTGKIHSIPIRNHVGFEDMEQHEALFSHPDDDYTRWLEQESDGLYDELSHGLGRNAWDPRPWHLEEHHHPTNWTTWRALEFLDQRDDTRPFFLNLSYVRPHTPFDPPQVYWDMYVDRETPDPYMGDWVDDEHGDKIPDYPAIDAWVADLPPTIVHRARAAYYGLITHIDHQIKRVLDKLMMMGELDNTFIIFLSDHGEMLGDHHMWRKTYAYEGSARVPLLMRFPDSMELPRKQLIGRPVGLEDVMPTLLDVAGVDVPETVEGGNLLELVDDPGREDWREWYHGEHAAGSYDPENGTQYLIDGRFKYVWNPVTGSELLFDLEEDPGEERDLTNDGAYEADLERGRETMVERLSGRPEGFVENGELSPTGTGPDDLGDPDDCQSSS from the coding sequence ATGGCGAATCGACCGAACATCCTGTTTATCATGACCGACCAGCACCGCGGCGATTGTATCGGTGCAGACCCCGATTCACCGCGCGATTCGGACGGCCGGCCGCTGGTCCACACACCCAATATCGACAACCTGATCCAGAACGGGGCCATGTTCACTCGGGCATATACCCCCTCCCCCTCGTGTATTCCTGCGCGTCGGTCACTGCTCACCGGACAGACACCGTTCACCAACGGTGCCCCCGGTTGGGTTACCACGCCGTGGGAGTTCGAACACGTGCTTCCCCAGGAGCTACGAGACGCGGGCTATCAGACGAAACTCACCGGAAAGATTCACTCGATTCCGATCCGCAACCACGTCGGCTTCGAGGACATGGAACAACACGAGGCGCTGTTTTCCCATCCTGACGACGATTACACGCGCTGGCTCGAGCAAGAGAGCGACGGCCTGTACGATGAACTGTCCCACGGTCTCGGACGAAACGCCTGGGATCCACGCCCGTGGCACCTCGAGGAACACCACCACCCCACGAACTGGACCACCTGGCGGGCCCTCGAGTTCCTCGATCAACGGGACGACACGCGGCCGTTCTTCCTCAACCTCTCGTACGTTCGTCCGCACACGCCGTTCGACCCGCCACAGGTGTACTGGGATATGTACGTCGACCGTGAAACGCCTGACCCGTACATGGGCGACTGGGTCGACGACGAACACGGCGACAAAATACCGGACTATCCCGCAATCGATGCCTGGGTCGCCGATCTCCCACCGACCATCGTCCATCGTGCGAGGGCAGCCTACTACGGCCTCATCACCCACATAGACCACCAAATAAAACGGGTATTGGATAAATTGATGATGATGGGCGAACTCGATAACACCTTCATCATCTTCCTCTCAGACCACGGCGAGATGCTCGGTGACCACCACATGTGGCGCAAGACCTACGCGTACGAAGGGTCCGCCCGTGTACCCCTCCTGATGCGCTTCCCCGATTCGATGGAACTGCCGCGAAAACAGCTCATCGGCCGACCGGTAGGCCTCGAAGACGTGATGCCGACGTTACTCGACGTCGCCGGTGTCGACGTTCCGGAGACCGTCGAGGGAGGAAACCTGCTCGAGTTGGTTGACGACCCCGGCCGCGAAGACTGGCGCGAATGGTATCACGGTGAGCACGCCGCCGGGAGCTACGATCCGGAGAATGGCACGCAGTATCTAATCGACGGGCGGTTCAAGTACGTCTGGAATCCCGTTACTGGCAGCGAACTCCTGTTCGACCTCGAGGAGGACCCCGGAGAAGAACGCGACCTGACGAACGACGGCGCCTACGAAGCGGACCTCGAGCGCGGTCGAGAGACGATGGTCGAGCGCCTTTCGGGGCGACCGGAGGGATTCGTCGAAAACGGCGAGCTATCCCCGACCGGCACCGGACCGGACGATCTCGGAGACCCGGATGACTGTCAATCGAGCAGTTAG
- a CDS encoding aminoglycoside N(3)-acetyltransferase gives MTDDETIPAESTVTGDDLVADLRALGLQSGDELVVHSSLSSLGWVDGGADTVVDALKTVVGVEGTVVVPTFTPFVVREEPFDREGTPSQTGAVTETLRTRPNSIRSDHPTHSVAALGPAAEALTAGHELDQSLGRDSPLHRLAQRGGKVLLLGIGHERNSTLHVAEALAELPYKTGTNEVLVRKESGDIGTVHASKVGCGKGFPVLEAVADEAGILTRGRVGQAPAQVGEGAALLEVALDVLDSDPGFLLCDEPGCWWCPEAREALSAVDSSN, from the coding sequence ATGACCGACGACGAGACTATACCAGCGGAGTCGACAGTCACCGGTGATGACCTCGTGGCGGACCTGCGAGCCCTGGGTCTCCAGTCTGGCGACGAACTCGTCGTCCACAGTTCGCTCTCGAGTCTCGGTTGGGTCGATGGCGGTGCCGACACCGTCGTCGACGCTTTGAAAACGGTGGTTGGCGTCGAAGGTACTGTCGTCGTGCCGACATTCACTCCGTTCGTCGTTCGCGAGGAGCCCTTCGACCGCGAGGGAACCCCATCCCAAACCGGTGCCGTTACCGAAACGCTTCGGACTCGACCGAATTCTATCCGGAGCGACCACCCCACGCACTCGGTTGCCGCTCTCGGTCCGGCAGCCGAAGCGCTCACGGCTGGTCACGAACTCGATCAATCGCTGGGTCGAGACAGTCCGCTCCATCGACTCGCTCAGCGGGGTGGAAAGGTACTCCTGCTCGGTATCGGTCACGAACGGAATTCGACCCTCCACGTCGCGGAGGCGCTCGCAGAATTGCCGTACAAGACCGGGACGAACGAAGTACTTGTTCGAAAAGAGAGCGGAGACATCGGAACCGTTCACGCGTCGAAGGTCGGTTGTGGAAAGGGGTTCCCGGTGCTCGAGGCAGTCGCGGACGAGGCGGGCATTCTCACCCGTGGTCGTGTCGGCCAGGCACCGGCACAGGTAGGGGAGGGTGCAGCGCTTCTCGAAGTTGCACTGGACGTTCTCGACTCCGATCCTGGCTTCTTGCTGTGTGACGAGCCAGGATGCTGGTGGTGCCCAGAAGCCCGCGAGGCGCTCTCCGCGGTCGATAGTAGCAATTAA
- a CDS encoding RidA family protein, whose translation MEEIHTDNAPAAIGPYSQGMIDGDRIFVSGQGPVDPQTGDIVSQDIKEQTARTIENVEAVLEAADSSLEDIVKTTVFVTDMANYAAINEVYAEYMSEPFPARSAVEVAALPIDIGVEIEVIATR comes from the coding sequence ATGGAAGAGATTCACACCGACAATGCCCCAGCAGCGATCGGACCGTACTCGCAGGGAATGATCGACGGCGACCGAATATTCGTCTCCGGGCAGGGTCCCGTAGACCCTCAAACCGGTGACATCGTTAGCCAAGACATCAAAGAACAGACGGCCAGAACGATCGAGAACGTCGAAGCCGTCCTCGAGGCCGCCGATAGTTCACTCGAAGATATCGTCAAAACAACCGTGTTCGTGACCGACATGGCGAACTACGCTGCTATCAACGAGGTGTACGCGGAGTACATGAGCGAGCCGTTTCCGGCCCGTAGCGCGGTCGAAGTGGCGGCGCTCCCTATCGACATCGGCGTCGAGATAGAGGTGATCGCGACGCGATGA
- a CDS encoding Gfo/Idh/MocA family protein: protein MVNIGIVGSGFMAETHANAYHSIDGANIVAVASPSTADEFIEQHQLEADSFSTVDDLIEEVTVDVIDVCSPTPTHRPVVETAAGAGIDVFCEKPVAGTLEDARAIADAASDADIAVMVGHVLRFFPQYAQARGVVEDGGIGDLGVARARRLSAFPDWGHGNWYADRDRSGGVLLDLAIHDLDFLRWVGGEVEHVFARRTRWDEGEHGHVTLRFADGGVGYVEASWGLPAGQELTHSFELAGDDGLLEFDGEQPTTMTLTEQETTSSSPLSAGGYQRELEAFVESIEAGTEPPVTVEDGIETLRLSVAANRSAEEGRPVALEEVKA from the coding sequence ATGGTCAACATTGGCATCGTGGGTAGTGGTTTCATGGCCGAGACCCACGCCAACGCGTACCACAGCATCGACGGGGCGAACATCGTCGCGGTTGCCTCTCCGAGCACCGCAGACGAGTTTATCGAGCAACACCAACTCGAGGCCGACTCCTTTTCGACGGTCGACGATCTGATCGAAGAGGTCACGGTCGACGTGATCGACGTCTGTTCACCAACACCCACCCATCGACCCGTGGTAGAAACGGCTGCTGGGGCTGGTATTGACGTGTTTTGTGAAAAGCCGGTCGCTGGGACGCTCGAGGACGCACGGGCTATCGCCGACGCGGCTTCGGATGCGGACATAGCAGTGATGGTGGGACACGTGCTTCGATTCTTCCCGCAGTACGCACAGGCCCGCGGCGTCGTCGAAGACGGCGGTATCGGGGACCTTGGCGTCGCACGAGCCCGTCGACTCTCGGCGTTCCCCGATTGGGGCCATGGTAACTGGTACGCCGACCGGGACCGCAGCGGTGGGGTCTTGCTCGACCTCGCGATTCACGACCTCGATTTTCTCCGCTGGGTCGGTGGCGAGGTTGAACACGTGTTCGCCCGCCGTACGCGCTGGGACGAGGGCGAGCACGGGCACGTCACCCTTCGATTCGCCGACGGAGGTGTCGGATACGTCGAGGCCTCCTGGGGACTGCCAGCAGGACAGGAACTCACCCACTCGTTCGAACTCGCCGGCGACGACGGCTTGCTGGAGTTCGACGGTGAGCAACCGACAACGATGACGTTGACAGAGCAGGAAACGACCAGTTCAAGCCCACTCTCGGCCGGCGGATATCAGCGTGAACTCGAGGCCTTCGTCGAAAGCATCGAGGCAGGAACGGAACCACCAGTCACCGTCGAAGACGGAATCGAGACGCTTCGACTCTCGGTGGCGGCAAACCGCTCGGCTGAAGAGGGACGTCCAGTCGCGCTCGAGGAGGTGAAAGCATGA
- a CDS encoding right-handed parallel beta-helix repeat-containing protein — MPVDNTSRSTVSSGTDGQISHDASQSIDRRTCLRLAGAGLIAGLATGVSGVSATEDEYDVVLDVVEDLGADNTGTEPINDILTIVDEHDSLRLLFPEGEYLLENGPGGDGFARWDFGDGDEVGRVGKLALEGRGDVTLTPPDGGRHNILTIWGREVSIENFRIDQTAHDTSTGITAVAEENLSLRNLHFDGKVTGDYVEIAHPSDPAYDPGAVLPDPFCVIPGVLNEDGTGVVENVRAPDGVESHSRKGAAWVNLLHAGDLLFDNCEFSNFSDNAIYASAPGTGGAIHGDGRVRVENCHFENNNVTAIRLGTPGSYAKNCTVITEAGEIPATPWGAITSRAGWVWYGFDGTYENIDVVHDHPNGEGILEHPSNDGSLEVVNSRFELNRDGRHAVRYLQGGDTLRLNNVRVSGEAGVGSALNLGNCDVTINNFCLTQSGADRNGISLQNASGKVNNPSIDVSGEAIVMDEESTVTVRNLSKRRRCR, encoded by the coding sequence ATGCCAGTAGACAACACTTCACGAAGCACGGTCTCGAGTGGTACAGACGGACAGATATCCCATGATGCGAGCCAGTCTATCGATCGTCGAACCTGCCTTCGATTGGCAGGTGCCGGACTCATAGCGGGTCTCGCAACCGGAGTTTCGGGCGTTAGTGCTACCGAAGACGAATACGACGTCGTGCTCGACGTCGTCGAAGACCTCGGTGCGGACAACACCGGGACGGAACCGATTAACGATATCCTGACAATCGTTGACGAACACGATTCGCTACGACTACTGTTCCCCGAAGGAGAGTATCTCCTCGAGAACGGACCAGGTGGTGATGGGTTCGCTCGTTGGGATTTCGGCGATGGTGACGAAGTCGGACGGGTCGGAAAACTGGCCCTCGAGGGACGAGGAGACGTTACCCTTACCCCGCCTGATGGCGGACGACACAATATTCTCACAATCTGGGGCCGAGAGGTATCCATCGAGAACTTCCGCATCGACCAGACGGCTCACGACACTTCGACTGGAATCACGGCGGTTGCTGAAGAAAACCTGTCACTGCGAAACCTCCACTTCGATGGCAAGGTGACGGGCGATTACGTCGAAATTGCACACCCCAGTGACCCAGCATACGATCCTGGTGCTGTTTTACCCGACCCATTTTGTGTCATCCCTGGTGTTCTCAACGAGGATGGAACAGGTGTCGTCGAGAACGTTCGGGCACCCGACGGGGTCGAATCACACAGTAGAAAGGGGGCTGCGTGGGTCAATCTCCTCCACGCGGGGGACCTGCTGTTCGATAACTGTGAGTTCTCGAACTTTTCGGACAACGCCATCTACGCCTCGGCGCCTGGGACGGGTGGAGCAATCCACGGCGACGGCCGCGTCCGCGTCGAAAACTGCCATTTCGAAAACAATAACGTCACCGCAATTCGGCTTGGAACCCCAGGTAGCTACGCGAAAAACTGCACCGTCATCACTGAGGCTGGCGAAATACCAGCAACGCCGTGGGGCGCGATCACGAGTCGAGCAGGCTGGGTCTGGTACGGCTTCGACGGCACCTACGAAAACATCGACGTCGTCCACGACCACCCCAACGGAGAGGGTATCCTCGAGCATCCGAGCAATGACGGCTCGCTCGAGGTCGTCAACAGCAGATTCGAACTCAATCGTGACGGTCGACACGCCGTCCGATACCTCCAGGGTGGCGACACACTCAGGCTCAACAACGTCCGTGTCTCCGGCGAGGCAGGGGTCGGCTCTGCACTGAACCTCGGAAACTGTGACGTCACTATAAACAACTTTTGTCTCACCCAGTCGGGTGCTGATCGAAACGGGATTAGCCTCCAGAACGCCAGCGGCAAAGTGAACAACCCGTCCATCGACGTCTCCGGCGAAGCGATCGTCATGGACGAAGAGAGCACCGTGACGGTACGAAACCTCTCCAAACGGAGGCGCTGTCGATAG